Genomic segment of Veillonella parvula DSM 2008:
AAATGTATGAAATCACACGTCGTGGTTTGAAACTTTCACCAATCCATCAAATTCTAGCAGAACGTTCCGTTGCAGGCTGGAAAGAGATTGAATACGAAGTAATGCGCGATAGTGCAGATAACTGCATCATCGTATGTAATATGGAAAATATTGACCCTGTTGGTGTGCATACTGGGGATTCTATCGTTGTGGCACCAAGCCAAACCTTGAACGATATTCAATACCAAATGCTGCGTACCGCATCTGTAGAGATTATCCGTTATTTAAAAATCGAAGGCGGTTGTAACGTACAATACGCTTTGAATCCAAATAGCAACGAATATATTGTTATCGAAGTAAACCCTCGCGTATCTCGTTCCTCTGCATTGGCATCTAAGGCAACTGGGTACCCAATTGCGAAAGTAGCAGCAAAAATTGCAGTAGGCATGACATTGGATCAAATTACAAATGCTGTAACCGGTGAAACTAAAGCATGCTTTGAGCCGACTCTTGACTATGTAGTAACTAAGTTTCCACGCTGGCCTTTTGAAAAATTCAACTTGGCAGATCGTACCTTGGGCACACAAATGAAAGCCACTGGCGAAGTTATGGCCATCGACCGTTCTTTGGAAGGCTCCTTGCTCAAAGCAATTCGTTCCTTGGAAATTGGTTTAGACCATATTGAGCTTAAGAAAATCGCTCATGAGTCTATGGAACAATTGATCGAACGTTTACATTTAGTAGATGATGAACGTATCTATGTTGTAGCAGAAGCACTTCGTAAGGGAATTAGTGTAGAAAAAATCCACTATATTACAAAAATTGATACATTCTTTATTGAAAAAATTAAAAACATTGTTACTGTGGAAAAAGCATTGGCTGAGCAAGGTTTAACAGAGGATGTATTGCGCAAAGCAAAACGTTATTCCTTCACTGATTCTGTTATCGCTCGTTATGCTAATACAACTGTAGAAGATGTTCGTGCAAAACGTAAAGAATGGAATATTCTTCCAACATATAAATACGTAGATACATGTGCGGCTGAATTCGAATCTAAAACACCGTACTATTACAGTGCTTATGCACAAGAAGACGAAGTTAAACCACTAGGCGAAAAATCCGTAGTGGTACTTGGTTCTGGCCCGATTCGTATTGGTCAAGGCGTAGAGTTTGACTACTGCTCCGTACATTCCTCATGGGCCCTTCGTAAAGCGGGTTATCAATCTATTATGATTAATAACAACCCAGAAACAGTGTCTACAGACTTTGATATTTCTGACTCTTTATACTTTGAGCCATTGACTGTGGACGATGTTATGGAAATCATCAATAAAGAACAGCCAGCGGGCGTCATTGCTCAATTTGGTGGTCAAACGGCTATCAATTTGGCAGGCCCATTGGCAGAACGTGGCGTCAAAATCCTCGGTACATCCGTAGATAGCATCGATATGGCGGAAGACCGTGAACGCTTTGATGAATTGTTGGCGAAACTTGGTATCCCTCGCCCAGTAGGTGCTCTGGTAACCTCTGATGAAGAAGCACAAGAAGCAGCTAAAAAGTTGAAATACCCATTAATCGTTCGCCCTTCTTATGTATTGGGCGGTCGTGCGATGGAAATCGTATACAACGATAAAGAGCTTGATGTATACATGAAGGAAGCCGTAGTAGCATCTAAGGAGCATCCTGTTCTTATCGACCGTTATATGGTTGGTATGGAGGTAGAGGTTGACGCTATTTCCGACGGTACCGATGTATGTATCCCTGGTATTATGGAACAAATCGAACGCGCCGGTGTTCACTCTGGTGACTCCATGGCCGTTTATCCAGCTCAACATTTGAGCCAAGAATTGATTGATCAAATCGTTGATTATACACGTCGTATTGCAGTAGGCCTTAATGTTAAAGGTGTACTTAATATTCAATATATCGTGGCTGATGGTGAACTTAACGTTATTGAAGTTAACCCTCGTTCTAGCCGTACTGTACCATTCATTTCTAAGGTTACAGGTATCAATATGGTAGAATGTGCAACACGCATTGCCCTTGGTGAAAGCTTAAAAGACTTAGGCTTACCACTTGGTCTTGTACCTAATAAACCATATGTAGCTGTAAAAGCACCTGTATTCTCCTTCTCTAAAATGGGTCTTGTAGAAATCGCTCTTGGACCTGAAATGAAGTCTACTGGTGAAGTTATGGGTATTGGCCGCACGTATTCTGAAGCACTATTTAAAGCTATCAATGGTGCCAACATGCGTATCCCAGAGGATGGTACAATCCTTATGACTGTTGCAGACCGCGATAAAGAGGAGGCTAGTCAATTAGCAAAAGGCTTTATTGATTTGGGCTATCATATTGAAGCAACTGGTGGTACAGGTAAATACTTCAAAGAACATGGCGTTGACTGCAAGGTAGTTAACAAAATCTCCGAAGGTGATGATAACTGTGCTGACCACATTCGTCAAGACAAAGTCGATCTTGTACTTAATACATTGACTGCAGGGAAACGACCTGAACGCGAAGGATTCCAATTGCGCCGTCTTGCTGTAGAAATGGGTACACCATGCTTAACAAGTCTCGATACAGCACGGGAAGTATTGCGTGTTGTGGCGAATCGTAAAGATGATGCGAACTACACTGTAGAAGCATTACAAGATTTTGAATTGGAGTAAAACCATGAGTGGCTATGTAGAACAGGGCGAAGTCGTTCGCAATGAGCAAATAGGCTCTGATGTGTGGATTATGGATATTCACGCACCAAAACAGGCAGCAGAAGCAAAGATAGGACAGTTTTGTAATGTTCGCGTAGCGGACTCTACGGCGCCATTATTGCGCCGTCCTATTAGCTATGCTGGATTTGATGCCCGAAAGGGTACGATTACCCTTTTGTATCGCGTTGTAGGCAAGGGGACTGAAATTATGACACGTCTCGTTCCTGGCGATACTCTAGATTGCTTAGGTCCTTTGGGAGAACCATTTGTAACATCTAAGAATATGCTTCTCGTTGGCGGTGGCGTTGGTATTGCACCGATGCTATGTATCGCCTCTCATTTGCAAAAAGGTGAAGAAGCACAAGTTATTCTTGGTTTTAGAAATGAAAGTGAAACCTTCTGGGCTGATTTATTTAAAGATACGCCTGTTCAAGTCCACATCACTACTGATGATGGTAGCGTAGGTACAAAAGGCTTCCCTACAGCAATCATGCCTGACCTAATTAATGCTAATTCGTTTACTTCTGTTATGACTTGTGGTCCTATGCCTATGATGAAAGGCGTAGCACAAGTGGCTAAAGAACTCGATGTGCCATGCCAAGTATCTTTAGAAGAGCGCATGGGATGTGGTACGGGCGGTTGCTTAGGTTGCGCTTGTGATGGTGCCGGTGGCAAACGTTATAAGGTTTGTAAGGATGGTCCTGTATTCCCAGCTGAGGAGGTGTTCTTTTAATGCGTGAACGCGATTTAAATAACACTGTTACGCCAAATCCAAAGCTTGCTATTGATTACTGCGGAATTAAGATGAAAAATCCTATTATTGCTGCATCTGGCACCTTTGGTAATGGCCCTGAGTATGCTGGTTATTTAGACCTTAGTAATGAAGTAGGTGCTATTTCTGTAAAAGGCTTAACACCTAAAGGTCGTCATGGTAATCCTGGCACTCGCATTGCAGAAACACCATCTGGCGTATTGAACTGCATTGGCCTTGAAAATCCTGGGGCTGAACATTTTGTTAGGAAAATTCTACCGGATCTTGAGAAATATGATGTACCATTGCTAGCGAATATGTCTGCTGGTACGGTAGAGGAATTTGCGTGGATGGCAGAGACACTATCTGTAGATGGTATTGCAGGCCTTGAAGTTAATGTATCTTGCCCAAATGTAGAATGTGAAGGCATGGCTTTTGGTATAGATCCAAAGGTAGTAGAACAGGTAACAAAAGCGGTTCGTAAAGTAACAGATAAGCCCGTTATTGTAAAACTTTCACCAAATGTAACAGACATTGTAGAAATCGCAAAGGCTGTTGAGGCCGGTGGTGGTAATGGAGTAAGTCTCATTAATACCTTGTTGGGCATGGCTATAGATATTCACCGTCGTAAACCTGTATTGGGGAATATTTATGGTGGATTATCTGGCCCAGCCGTAAAGCCCGTGGCTCTTCGCATGGTTCATCAAGTTTATAAAGGGGTAACTATTCCTATTATTGGTCTTGGTGGTATCATGACTGGCACAGATGCTATCGAATTTATGATGGCAGGGGCGCAAGCTGTTCAAGTTGGTACAGCTACGATGGTAGATCCAACAGCAATTTCACGTATTGCCCGTGAAATGAGCGAATATGTAGAACAACATAATCTTAACAGCATCACTGATATTGTAGGTGCTGTTCATCAAGCTTAACACAATCTTATCTACGGTGAACTTAAGCAACCATAAGCTTTGCCGTAATGTAAAATCTGATACAAAAAGACCTAGTACAAATTGTACTAGGTCTTTTCTTATGTATTGTATTGGCATCTATAATCAAATAGGTACCAATCATATGAGCTGTTAATGTCATATTATGGTAATAGTATGTACAAATATGATTATACATAGGCTTTGTAAAAGTCAATAAATTGCTGTGCTACTGGGGAAAGTGCATGGCCTTTAAGTGTGATAAAAGCTTTTTTGAAATCTCCCGAGAATTCTGGCAATTTGATGCGAGCCATTTTGCGATGATTAATAAGTTCCTTAGCGTCCATTGGGACTAAAGAAACTGTACGACCAGAAGAGGCCCACTCAATAGCTGAGCTTTTTGTTGTAGTTATAGCTACTGCATTAAGTTGCTCCATATCTGTTAAGCTAGACTGCATAATCATTCGAACAGAGCCACCAGAAAGGGATAGAGGACATTTTTTTATGTCTTCCCACGTGATGGTATCATGCTCACGATCTGTCCAGAATACATCACGACGGAAAATAGCGTATAAATGCTCTTCTTGGGTAAGCAGGATATCGAATTTATCGACATCTACCATTTGAATATTGGCGATACCTAATTCGGCGCTACCATTGATGAGTTGGGTCACTACATTTGTCATAAGTCCTTCATAAATTTCAAAATGGACAGATGGATATTTCATGGAAAAAGCTGGTAAATATTGCTGTACGATTGGCGTTGAACGAGATGCAGACGTCGCAATACGTAAAGTACCTTCAATGCGTGAATTCAATTGTTGTACAGCATTATATGTAGATTCTTCAATAGAGCAGAGTTGTTGCGCTTTTTCGTAGAAGATTTTACCAGCATCTGTTAATTGTAAGTTTGATCCTCGTTGGCCGCGTTTAATGTTGATTAATTGAGCCCCAAATTCAGCCTCTAAATATTTCAACTGCTTACTTAACGCTGGTTGTGTAATATGAAGAATCTCTGCGGCCTGTGTCATATTGCCCGTTTGAACAAGGGTAATAAAATTGTGGTAGTAAGATGTATCCATAGAATCTCCCTATTATACACATAATATGATAAATAAAAATTATAACGAACTAAGTAACGGTCATTTCACATTTAATAAAATGCTATATATACTAAATTCAACAAAGTAATAGAAAGTAAATTGAGTTTTAAATTATCTTTCTATACTTATCACAAATTTTGATATACAACAAGAGTTAAGAAAGCAGGTACTACTATGGGCGTGGTAAAAAGAACCTTAGGTCAAGCAATTCGTAATTGGGAAGCACGTAGATTAATGACGGCTCGTAATAAAATTAGCCGGAAAAAACAATTAGAACGAGTATGGCCTTATCCTATGACTAAGGAAAAACGTCGTGAACTCGGTCAAGGCATAGCCGGTTTAGTTAATAACGGCAATTAAAAGTTTGGAATCTACTAACTAGATGATTTATCTAGTGGTAGTACCACCTCAATAGAATCTAATACAGTACAAGTAGCAGCTCCATGACTTATGTCTTGGAGCTCTTTTTGTATGTGCTCTACATCAGTAGGTGGTATTAGAATTGTAATGTCTACATATTCACCAAAGCTTGCTTCATAATGTAATTTTTCGTCTTGGGCATATCTTTCTACTGCTCCATACAGCGAATAGTCAATCTTTGCTTGTACTCGGGTTCGTGTTGTATGTAGTTCTTTAGGGGCAAGACGTAAGGTTTCCGCAACAGAGTGTGAATAGGCCCGAATCAAGCCACCAGCGCCCAATTTAATACCTCCAAAATAACGCGTTACGACGACGGCTACATTGGTAATGCCAGTCTTTTTGAGTACTTCTAGCATTGGTTTACCTGCTGTACCTGATGGTTCTCCATTATCGGAAGATCGTTGTTGTTCTTGCTGTGGGCCTAATGCATAGGCTGTACAGTTATGGCGCGCATCCCAGAATTCTTTATTGATGCGGCTTATAAAGGTTTGGGCTTCCTCTTCAGTCTTGCAAGGATATACAGTTGTTATAAACCGTGATTTTTCAACAACATATTCATGGCGAAATTCTTTTGCTAGAGAAATAAATTCCACCGTAGGGCTTATTGATTCAGACATATATTCACCTCCTTTGGAATCAAAGTTTATGTTTATTCATCATCACTTTATTATAATCTATTTATGAAGGCTATGTATAGGTAAAAGCGGTTAATTCCCTTATAAAAAAGAAATACCACCCTATATTTGGTAGGATATTGACGTAATGAGAATTTATGTTATTATTAAATATAGATATATGAGTAGTTACTCATGAAATATGTTCAATATTGAAGTTTTAGAGTATATTAAACATTCTTAGTGAACCTGTTTATGGCTATTTTATTTACAATAGGGTATATATCATTTTTATAGACCGATGTTTAGACGTGTATTTAAGTATATAGATACAAAATATAGTACGGATTTGTAATAATATAGTAAGTTGTAAGATAAGATATATGTATCTACAGAGTAGAAAGGCCTATGAATATGAGCGTAAAAAAACAAGAATTTGATATTACAGGTATGCACTGTGCAGCCTGTGTAAAACGCGTTGAAAACGTTGTTTCTAAAGTCGAGGGCGTAGAATCTGTTAAGGTCAACCTCTTAACTCGAAAGGGGAGCGTTGAATATAAAGATGGCGCTACTATAGATTCACAACAGATTATTGATGCCATTACGAATATTGGTTTTGGTGCTACAGAAGCAGACGAAACAAAGCAAGAAATAGAAAAGGTTAACTTAAAACCTCATATTATACGACTTATTATTGCCGCCTGTATGGCAGTACCGATGATGATTAATATGACCTTACATCGATTTGGTATTCAGGCATTGCCTGTATGGGTAGAGTTTGTTCTTGCTACTATTGCTCAGTTCGGTCCTGGTCTTATGTTCTATAAGAGCGCCTGGAGTGCAGTGAAAAATGGGGCGCTTACGATGGATGTACTCGTAGTAATGGGCACGACGGTAGCTTATCTATTCAGTATCTATAACTGGCAATTTCACCCTGAATTAGGCCCTCATGGAATATATTTTGAAACCTCTGCGTGGCTCATTACTTTTATCCTTCTTGGTAAACTTTTAGAAGAGATTGCAAAAGGGCGTACCTCCGAAGCACTTCAAAAATTGATTGCCTTACAACCTGCAACGGCTCATGTGTTGCGTGATGGAGAATTTATTGATATCCCTACATCTAAGGTGGTAGCCGGTGATATTTTACAAGTTCGTGCAGGTGAAAAAATCCCTGTTGATGGCACGATTACTGAGGGATATTCCACAGTAGATGAGGCTATGCTGACCGGTGAAAGCTTACCGGTAGAAAAACAAGTTGGTTCTGAAGTTATTGGTGCTACTATAAACCTAAGTGGTGCTTTTACCATGGAAGCCAAGCGTATCGGTTCCGATACGATGTTGTCTCAAATTATCAAGGTTGTAGAAGAGGCACAAACCTCCAAGGCTAGTATTCAACGTATTGCAGATATCGTGGCTCAATATTTTGTACCGACCGTTATTGGCCTTGCTGTTTTGACAGGTCTTGTGTGGTACTTCATTATGGGAGATTCTATTAACGTTGCTCTCATTAATGCAACAGCGGTACTGGTTATCGCATGTCCTTGTGCGCTTGGCCTTGCTACACCAACATCTATCATGGTTGGGTCTGGCCTTGGTGCGGAACACGGTGTGCTCATCAAGAGTGCAGAATATCTTGAAAAAGCGGGTAAACTCGATGCCATTGTTATGGATAAAACCGGTACCCTTACACAGGGTGTATTGGATGTGACGGCTTTTAAAAATTATAATGGTGATGAAAGTACTAATATGTCTATTATGATGGCTCTTGAAAGTGGTACATCTCATCCGATTGCAAAGGCCATGGTTTACTATGGTGAAGATCATGGCTATAAAGGTAAAGCTGTTGAACTTGAAAGTTTTGCTGATGTACCAGGTAAAGGGTTACAAGGTGCATACCAAGGCGTATCCGTACAACTTGGGCACAGTCGTTGGATGAATGAACTAGGTTATGATTTAACGGCGGTTCAAGAAGATATTTTACAATTTGAAGAACAAGGTGCTT
This window contains:
- the carB gene encoding carbamoyl-phosphate synthase large subunit, which produces MTSEAKKVLVIGSGPIIIGQAAEFDYAGTQACRSLREEGYKVVLVNSNPATIMTDTDIADRVYVEPISLEFVTEVIKKERPWGLLATLGGQVGLNMAVQLSEAGVLEEYGVKLLGTTLEAIKQAEDRELFKEAMKEINQPVPESDIFNDLEEAVAFANRIGYPIIIRPAYTLGGTGGGIAHNEDEMYEITRRGLKLSPIHQILAERSVAGWKEIEYEVMRDSADNCIIVCNMENIDPVGVHTGDSIVVAPSQTLNDIQYQMLRTASVEIIRYLKIEGGCNVQYALNPNSNEYIVIEVNPRVSRSSALASKATGYPIAKVAAKIAVGMTLDQITNAVTGETKACFEPTLDYVVTKFPRWPFEKFNLADRTLGTQMKATGEVMAIDRSLEGSLLKAIRSLEIGLDHIELKKIAHESMEQLIERLHLVDDERIYVVAEALRKGISVEKIHYITKIDTFFIEKIKNIVTVEKALAEQGLTEDVLRKAKRYSFTDSVIARYANTTVEDVRAKRKEWNILPTYKYVDTCAAEFESKTPYYYSAYAQEDEVKPLGEKSVVVLGSGPIRIGQGVEFDYCSVHSSWALRKAGYQSIMINNNPETVSTDFDISDSLYFEPLTVDDVMEIINKEQPAGVIAQFGGQTAINLAGPLAERGVKILGTSVDSIDMAEDRERFDELLAKLGIPRPVGALVTSDEEAQEAAKKLKYPLIVRPSYVLGGRAMEIVYNDKELDVYMKEAVVASKEHPVLIDRYMVGMEVEVDAISDGTDVCIPGIMEQIERAGVHSGDSMAVYPAQHLSQELIDQIVDYTRRIAVGLNVKGVLNIQYIVADGELNVIEVNPRSSRTVPFISKVTGINMVECATRIALGESLKDLGLPLGLVPNKPYVAVKAPVFSFSKMGLVEIALGPEMKSTGEVMGIGRTYSEALFKAINGANMRIPEDGTILMTVADRDKEEASQLAKGFIDLGYHIEATGGTGKYFKEHGVDCKVVNKISEGDDNCADHIRQDKVDLVLNTLTAGKRPEREGFQLRRLAVEMGTPCLTSLDTAREVLRVVANRKDDANYTVEALQDFELE
- a CDS encoding dihydroorotate dehydrogenase electron transfer subunit, which encodes MSGYVEQGEVVRNEQIGSDVWIMDIHAPKQAAEAKIGQFCNVRVADSTAPLLRRPISYAGFDARKGTITLLYRVVGKGTEIMTRLVPGDTLDCLGPLGEPFVTSKNMLLVGGGVGIAPMLCIASHLQKGEEAQVILGFRNESETFWADLFKDTPVQVHITTDDGSVGTKGFPTAIMPDLINANSFTSVMTCGPMPMMKGVAQVAKELDVPCQVSLEERMGCGTGGCLGCACDGAGGKRYKVCKDGPVFPAEEVFF
- a CDS encoding dihydroorotate dehydrogenase, producing MRERDLNNTVTPNPKLAIDYCGIKMKNPIIAASGTFGNGPEYAGYLDLSNEVGAISVKGLTPKGRHGNPGTRIAETPSGVLNCIGLENPGAEHFVRKILPDLEKYDVPLLANMSAGTVEEFAWMAETLSVDGIAGLEVNVSCPNVECEGMAFGIDPKVVEQVTKAVRKVTDKPVIVKLSPNVTDIVEIAKAVEAGGGNGVSLINTLLGMAIDIHRRKPVLGNIYGGLSGPAVKPVALRMVHQVYKGVTIPIIGLGGIMTGTDAIEFMMAGAQAVQVGTATMVDPTAISRIAREMSEYVEQHNLNSITDIVGAVHQA
- a CDS encoding LysR family transcriptional regulator, whose product is MDTSYYHNFITLVQTGNMTQAAEILHITQPALSKQLKYLEAEFGAQLINIKRGQRGSNLQLTDAGKIFYEKAQQLCSIEESTYNAVQQLNSRIEGTLRIATSASRSTPIVQQYLPAFSMKYPSVHFEIYEGLMTNVVTQLINGSAELGIANIQMVDVDKFDILLTQEEHLYAIFRRDVFWTDREHDTITWEDIKKCPLSLSGGSVRMIMQSSLTDMEQLNAVAITTTKSSAIEWASSGRTVSLVPMDAKELINHRKMARIKLPEFSGDFKKAFITLKGHALSPVAQQFIDFYKAYV
- a CDS encoding YigZ family protein, which codes for MSESISPTVEFISLAKEFRHEYVVEKSRFITTVYPCKTEEEAQTFISRINKEFWDARHNCTAYALGPQQEQQRSSDNGEPSGTAGKPMLEVLKKTGITNVAVVVTRYFGGIKLGAGGLIRAYSHSVAETLRLAPKELHTTRTRVQAKIDYSLYGAVERYAQDEKLHYEASFGEYVDITILIPPTDVEHIQKELQDISHGAATCTVLDSIEVVLPLDKSSS
- a CDS encoding heavy metal translocating P-type ATPase; its protein translation is MSVKKQEFDITGMHCAACVKRVENVVSKVEGVESVKVNLLTRKGSVEYKDGATIDSQQIIDAITNIGFGATEADETKQEIEKVNLKPHIIRLIIAACMAVPMMINMTLHRFGIQALPVWVEFVLATIAQFGPGLMFYKSAWSAVKNGALTMDVLVVMGTTVAYLFSIYNWQFHPELGPHGIYFETSAWLITFILLGKLLEEIAKGRTSEALQKLIALQPATAHVLRDGEFIDIPTSKVVAGDILQVRAGEKIPVDGTITEGYSTVDEAMLTGESLPVEKQVGSEVIGATINLSGAFTMEAKRIGSDTMLSQIIKVVEEAQTSKASIQRIADIVAQYFVPTVIGLAVLTGLVWYFIMGDSINVALINATAVLVIACPCALGLATPTSIMVGSGLGAEHGVLIKSAEYLEKAGKLDAIVMDKTGTLTQGVLDVTAFKNYNGDESTNMSIMMALESGTSHPIAKAMVYYGEDHGYKGKAVELESFADVPGKGLQGAYQGVSVQLGHSRWMNELGYDLTAVQEDILQFEEQGASVSVLAVDGVVSALWAVEDELRPETIEVVKELHAQGIDVWMLTGDNRRTAQYIAKQAGISHVIAEVLPQDKASKVKELQDKGLVVGMVGDGINDAPALVTADIGFAIGSGTDIAVEAADIVLVRNDLHTLVQAVRLSRKTMTNIKQNLFWALIFNCIGIPLAAIGALNPMIAGTAMAFSSVTVVSNSLRLKRAKI